In the genome of Parus major isolate Abel chromosome 2, Parus_major1.1, whole genome shotgun sequence, one region contains:
- the LOC117245489 gene encoding chromatin modification-related protein eaf-1-like yields the protein MMVIKQELHGSQDQEVVQVDGNPDGAQPQGVVQEHIQVNESPEGTQQLRSPVQLEQGHHPSAAQLLPTAQEPQGRNDIHVHPQSQPVQGGMAPNMGAQPADSGWELPKVTVKVQPQNMSQGWDSPEVTVQVQPQRPSLRWEAPPVTVQVQLQQGGPGPSLPQVTVQVQPQEQGQGSAGIKVTVQLQLGCDPEVITCFQNQGEGVLDNGEQWTPQKNQGQRRSEGGRELAVVELVPQGVLSQKEDQGGKVEKAQPDQSQEERTEVVELHDMQAGAKADLNRMVTEEQLQHQNQEQEQLKADLPLQKEDQRSTEMRQKQGNIQENPRGIEEDQKEYLGQELPKKRPRQAPNYFVAIPITDDKVL from the coding sequence ATGATGGTGATAAAACAGGAGTTGCATGGGAGTCAGGATCAAGAGGTGGTTCAGGTAGATGGAAACCCAGATGGAGCTCAGCCTCAAGGGGTGGTCCAGGAACACATTCAGGTGAATGAAAGCCCAGAAGGAACTCAGCAACTCCGTTCACCAGTACAGCTGGAACAAGGACACcatccctcagcagcacagctacTGCCCACTGCTCAAGAGCCACAGGGAAGGAATGATATCCATGTGCACCCACAGAGCCAGCCAGTCCAAGGAGGCATGGCCCCAAACAtgggagcacagccagcagacTCAGGGTGGGAGCTCCCAAAAGTGACTGTCAAGGTGCAGCCCCAGAACATGAGCCAGGGGTGGGACTCCCCAGAGGTGACTGTGCAGGTGCAGCCCCAGAGGCCAAGCCTGAGATGGGAGGCCCCACCAGTGACTGTGCAGGTGCAGTTACAGCAGGGGGGTCCAGGGCCATCTCTCCCACAAGTTACTGTGCAggtgcagccccaggagcagggacaagGCTCTGCTGGCATCAAGGTCACGGTGCAGCTGCAGTTGGGCTGTGACCCAGAAGTGATAACTTGCTTCCAGAACCAAGGTGAGGGAGTGCTAGATAATGGAGAACAGTGGACCCCTCAGAAAAATCAGGGACAGAGAAGATCTGAAGGTGGGAGAGAGCTTGCTGTGGTGGAACTGGTGCCACAGGGGGTTCTGAGCCAAAAAGAGGATCAAggaggaaaagtggaaaaagcCCAGCCAGACCAGAGCCAAGAGGAAAGAACAGAAGTGGTGGAACTGCATGACATGCAGGCTGGAGCCAAAGCAGACCTGAATAGGATGGTGACAGAGgaacagctgcagcaccagaaccaagagcaggagcagctaAAAGCAGACCTGCCTCTGCAAAAGGAAGACCAAAGAAGTACAGAGATGAGACAGAAGCAAGGTAATATCCAAGAAAACCCCAGAGGGATTGAAGAAGACCAGAAGGAATACCTAGGACAAGAACTGCCTAAGAAACGTCCAAGACAGgctccaaattattttgttgctaTTCCAATAACAGATGATAAGGTACTTTGA